The proteins below are encoded in one region of Alkalidesulfovibrio alkalitolerans DSM 16529:
- a CDS encoding lipase family alpha/beta hydrolase: MFIIYALLAYVALLALVSTAVAVIIHALLWYESFGTPHEERLRRLAREGLWRFFLGRVAISAACQFFLLLTLPLGRLPSLARPDKDASGPCVVFIHGLYNNPAVWLLWRRWFRQAGLPRQYCPRYESLHQDFMPAMRGVAAQVRAIMKENPDRPIILVGHSLGGVIARRLLAEEDIAKRVAACVTVGAPHRGSSLGALGFGRLVDDLHPTSEVMLALQAFTPAAPVPALSLRSNVDAMVLPVDNSRPPAGSGFQDVETPTCGHVQFLYHPGVARMAIDFVQSSLAGRSAPSR; the protein is encoded by the coding sequence GTGTTCATCATATATGCCCTTCTCGCCTACGTGGCCCTGCTCGCCCTCGTCTCCACGGCCGTGGCTGTGATCATCCACGCTCTCCTGTGGTACGAATCCTTCGGCACGCCGCACGAGGAAAGGCTCAGGCGCCTTGCCCGCGAAGGCCTCTGGCGCTTTTTCCTGGGGCGTGTCGCCATCTCTGCCGCCTGCCAGTTCTTCCTGCTGCTCACCCTTCCGCTCGGCCGCCTGCCCTCGCTGGCCAGGCCGGACAAGGACGCCTCCGGGCCATGCGTGGTCTTCATCCACGGACTGTACAACAATCCAGCCGTCTGGCTCTTGTGGCGCCGGTGGTTCAGACAGGCGGGCCTGCCCCGGCAGTACTGCCCGCGCTACGAAAGCCTGCACCAGGACTTCATGCCCGCGATGCGCGGCGTGGCCGCCCAGGTGCGCGCGATCATGAAAGAAAATCCAGACCGCCCCATCATTCTGGTGGGACACAGCCTTGGCGGCGTGATCGCCCGGCGGCTGTTGGCCGAGGAGGACATCGCAAAGCGGGTCGCGGCCTGCGTCACCGTGGGCGCGCCGCACAGAGGAAGCAGCCTCGGGGCGCTGGGCTTCGGCCGTCTGGTGGACGACCTGCACCCGACCTCGGAGGTCATGCTGGCGCTGCAGGCCTTCACGCCCGCTGCGCCGGTGCCCGCGCTCTCCCTGCGCTCCAACGTGGACGCCATGGTCCTGCCAGTGGACAACAGCAGACCTCCGGCAGGCTCGGGCTTTCAGGACGTCGAGACGCCGACCTGCGGCCACGTTCAGTTCCTCTACCATCCGGGCGTGGCCCGCATGGCCATCGACTTCGTGCAGTCGTCCCTGGCCGGACGAAGCGCTCCTAGTCGATGA
- a CDS encoding RrF2 family transcriptional regulator has translation MRLSTKSRYGTRLLLDIALNCQDGPVRIQDTAQRQDISVKYLERIAQILRKGGFLKSRRGKKGGHTIAKPLDQISVGEVIKLLEGDSLLAECGTNNPHCNLAGNCITRLVWMEASTAMFEKLNTITFADLAKHAKEGTIFDQHCNGLAVCLLDDPRAKRNSS, from the coding sequence ATGAGACTATCGACGAAGAGCCGCTATGGGACTCGACTCCTGCTGGATATCGCCCTGAATTGTCAGGACGGCCCCGTCCGCATCCAGGACACTGCCCAGCGGCAGGACATCTCCGTCAAGTATCTGGAGCGCATAGCCCAAATATTGCGCAAAGGCGGCTTTCTCAAAAGCCGTCGTGGCAAAAAAGGTGGCCACACCATCGCCAAGCCGCTCGACCAGATCAGCGTGGGCGAAGTGATCAAGTTGCTCGAGGGCGACAGCCTCCTGGCGGAATGCGGAACCAACAATCCGCATTGCAACCTTGCCGGTAATTGCATCACCCGACTGGTCTGGATGGAGGCCAGCACAGCCATGTTCGAGAAGCTCAACACCATCACTTTCGCTGATCTGGCCAAACACGCCAAGGAAGGCACCATCTTCGACCAGCATTGCAACGGCCTTGCGGTCTGCCTTTTGGACGACCCCAGGGCCAAACGGAATTCCTCCTGA
- a CDS encoding aminoglycoside phosphotransferase family protein, translating into MAAEASLPDRREAVFVFVRESGWADVSSPADVTFLAAGEYNENWFVRAPHGDLVLRINHGSQLGLGERQIVYEFNVLQALAQSGVTPRPHVVEPAPRGLPGGVLLMEYLPGRAFDYATDSDLAARIFARVHEVAPNPELVRQPDPVAAIADESLSLIERYPEHPLREKRTALLGLHARVLRLAEEARELFARDAQVLVNTEVNSGNFIVGEGERQGRAWLVDWEKAVLSTRCQDLGHFLVRTTTRWKTDYTFGPDERLRFLTTYLVESGLEEPLEELDAKVALMERTILLRALSWCYMAWHEYTRPGSRALRNPSTFARIEDYLRDIDGLAAAI; encoded by the coding sequence ATGGCGGCTGAGGCGTCGCTTCCGGACAGGCGCGAGGCGGTCTTCGTCTTCGTGCGCGAATCGGGCTGGGCGGACGTGTCCTCGCCTGCGGATGTCACTTTTCTGGCCGCCGGGGAATACAACGAGAACTGGTTTGTCCGCGCGCCGCATGGCGATCTGGTGCTGCGCATCAATCACGGCAGCCAGTTGGGGCTTGGCGAGCGGCAGATCGTTTACGAATTCAATGTGCTGCAGGCCCTTGCTCAAAGCGGGGTCACGCCCCGGCCGCATGTCGTGGAGCCAGCGCCGCGGGGCCTTCCCGGCGGTGTCCTGCTCATGGAATATCTGCCCGGCCGTGCCTTCGATTATGCGACTGACAGCGATCTTGCGGCCCGTATCTTCGCCCGCGTCCATGAGGTCGCGCCAAATCCGGAGCTTGTGCGCCAGCCCGATCCCGTCGCCGCCATTGCCGACGAAAGCCTTTCGCTCATCGAGCGTTATCCGGAACATCCGTTGCGCGAAAAGCGGACGGCGCTTTTGGGCCTGCACGCGCGCGTCCTGCGGCTGGCCGAAGAGGCCCGCGAACTGTTTGCGCGCGATGCCCAGGTGCTGGTCAACACCGAGGTCAACTCCGGTAATTTTATCGTCGGGGAAGGGGAGCGGCAGGGCCGCGCTTGGCTCGTGGACTGGGAAAAGGCAGTGCTTTCAACGCGTTGTCAGGATCTTGGGCATTTCCTGGTGCGCACCACCACGCGCTGGAAGACGGACTACACGTTCGGCCCGGACGAGCGTTTGCGTTTTCTGACGACCTATTTGGTGGAATCGGGACTTGAAGAGCCACTTGAAGAATTGGACGCCAAGGTGGCGCTCATGGAACGGACCATTCTCTTGCGCGCCTTGTCCTGGTGCTACATGGCCTGGCACGAGTATACGCGGCCAGGTAGCCGCGCATTGCGCAACCCATCGACCTTCGCTCGCATCGAGGACTATCTGAGGGACATCGACGGCCTCGCCGCCGCCATATAG
- a CDS encoding DUF1786 domain-containing protein, with translation MIYPAERILLLDIGSGTQDVLYALADQNPSNWPKFVLPAPARRVDARIRELTRQGRDIHLCGTNMGGGFVRALKDHLATGFAASAHPDAAFALADDLGLVTTMGVRLSETAPRGHAPVQLADYDPGFWEAFLGAAGLPLPEMVAACAQDHGFHPGKSNREGRFALWRRFLTEANGRIEALVYAAPPEELTRLAVLQRAIGGGPVADSGPAAVLGVLSVPRIEELSREQGICVVNVGNSHTIAFLVLDGRVYGVYEQHTGLLDGRALWDDLARFKACRLSFAEVFEAKGHGCMTLDAPSRAAGFAPTFVIGPRRDLLRGFEAEFPHPGGDMMVAGCLGLLKGIAGHGG, from the coding sequence ATGATCTATCCCGCCGAACGCATCCTGCTTTTGGACATCGGCAGCGGCACCCAGGACGTGCTCTACGCCCTGGCCGACCAGAACCCCTCTAACTGGCCCAAATTCGTGCTGCCCGCCCCGGCCCGGCGCGTGGACGCCCGTATCCGGGAACTGACCCGGCAAGGGCGCGACATTCACCTGTGCGGCACGAACATGGGCGGCGGCTTCGTGCGGGCACTGAAGGACCACCTTGCGACCGGGTTCGCGGCCTCCGCCCATCCCGACGCGGCCTTCGCCCTGGCCGACGACCTTGGCCTCGTCACGACCATGGGCGTGCGGCTGAGCGAGACGGCCCCGCGCGGCCACGCGCCGGTCCAACTCGCGGATTACGATCCGGGATTTTGGGAGGCGTTCCTCGGCGCGGCCGGGTTGCCATTGCCCGAGATGGTCGCGGCCTGCGCCCAGGACCACGGCTTTCATCCCGGCAAGAGCAACCGCGAGGGCCGCTTCGCCCTGTGGCGGCGCTTTCTGACCGAGGCGAACGGCCGGATCGAGGCCCTGGTCTATGCCGCGCCGCCCGAGGAACTGACGCGCCTGGCCGTTTTGCAGCGCGCCATCGGCGGCGGTCCGGTGGCGGATTCCGGCCCGGCCGCGGTGCTCGGCGTGCTCAGCGTGCCGCGCATCGAGGAGCTTTCGCGCGAGCAGGGCATTTGCGTTGTCAACGTGGGCAACTCGCACACCATCGCCTTCCTGGTCCTCGATGGCCGGGTGTACGGCGTGTACGAGCAGCACACCGGCCTCCTCGACGGCCGCGCCCTGTGGGACGATCTGGCGCGCTTCAAGGCCTGCCGCCTCAGCTTTGCGGAGGTTTTCGAGGCCAAGGGGCACGGCTGCATGACGCTCGATGCGCCGTCGCGGGCGGCCGGTTTCGCGCCCACCTTCGTCATCGGCCCGCGCCGCGATCTCCTGCGGGGATTCGAGGCCGAATTCCCCCATCCCGGCGGTGATATGATGGTCGCGGGCTGCCTGGGACTTCTCAAGGGCATCGCGGGGCATGGCGGCTGA
- a CDS encoding ATP-binding cassette domain-containing protein codes for MYHVDVAACLAPTVAQGDAPAPLSSGHGVLSLRGLHLALGETVLVQDLNLDVPPGVIVTVKGRSGAGKSSLLSFLCGALPRTFTASGRIILDGRDISGLPPERRALGILFQDDLLFPHMSVGGNLLFGIPRRGLSQDERIALAEQALVECGLAGFFRREPGTLSGGQRARVALMRTLLAKPRALLLDEPFASLDVETRKEFRQFVFDHARAAGLPTLLVTHDQSDAEAAHGPVVSLDT; via the coding sequence ATGTATCACGTCGATGTGGCAGCCTGTCTCGCTCCTACCGTCGCGCAAGGCGATGCACCCGCGCCTCTCTCTTCCGGGCATGGCGTGCTTTCGCTTCGCGGCCTGCATCTGGCCCTGGGCGAGACGGTGCTCGTCCAGGATCTGAACCTCGACGTGCCGCCGGGCGTCATCGTCACGGTCAAGGGCCGCAGCGGAGCGGGGAAGTCGAGCCTGTTGTCGTTCCTGTGCGGGGCGCTGCCCCGGACGTTCACGGCCTCGGGCCGCATCATCCTCGACGGTCGCGACATCTCTGGGCTGCCGCCCGAACGCCGGGCCCTGGGCATCCTCTTTCAGGACGACCTGCTTTTTCCGCACATGAGTGTGGGCGGGAATCTGCTGTTCGGCATTCCCCGGCGGGGGCTGTCCCAGGACGAGCGTATCGCGCTGGCCGAACAGGCCCTGGTCGAGTGCGGGCTTGCTGGCTTTTTCCGGCGCGAACCAGGCACGCTCTCCGGCGGGCAACGAGCCCGCGTGGCATTGATGCGGACGCTCCTTGCCAAACCCCGTGCATTGTTATTGGACGAGCCGTTCGCGAGTCTGGACGTCGAGACGCGGAAGGAGTTCCGCCAGTTCGTTTTCGATCATGCCAGGGCGGCTGGGCTGCCGACCCTGCTGGTCACCCACGACCAGTCCGACGCCGAGGCCGCCCATGGCCCCGTCGTTTCCCTCGATACCTGA
- a CDS encoding UbiD family decarboxylase: MGYVNLSECLRELEATRRLVRLREPVDANIEAGVIQRRAYRKGGPAILFENVKGCTFPMVGNLFGTSERIRYIFRDTLRSLEALMSLKADPAALLKKPLRFSGVPLALLHTMPKTVSTGPIMARTTRLSELPQLRSWPMDGGAYVTLPQVYTEDPDAPGYARSNLGMYRVQLSGETFAPDREVGLHYQIHRGIGPHHAAAIRRGERLPVNVFVGGPPAMTLAAVMPLPEGMPEIFFAGVLGGRRVRMVRPEGGLPVLAEADFCIQGYIEPHAVKPEGPFGDHLGYYSLAHDFPVMTVTRVLHRENAVWPFTTVGRPPQEDTVFGEFIHDLTGALVPTVFSGVREVHAVDAAGVHPLLLAVGSERYVPYAAERQPQELLTSACALLGTTQTSLSKYVIIAAAEDSGLLSAHKIPHFLAHVLERIDLSRDLHFLTRTTMDTLDYSGISLNQGSKVIIAAAGAPRRELSSELPRDFALPEPFGEARVFSAGIVIVQGPPHGAGRDRHDPRLQSLAKALGETSGMEGLPLVVVCDDAAFTAADWDNFLWVTFTRSDPATDIYGGKSFTHCKHWGCAGPLVIDARLKTYHAPPLDPDPVVEARVDALAAPGGALHGVID, encoded by the coding sequence ATGGGGTACGTGAATCTGTCCGAATGTCTGCGCGAGCTCGAAGCGACACGCCGCCTCGTGCGCCTGCGCGAGCCGGTCGACGCGAATATTGAGGCTGGAGTCATCCAGCGCCGGGCATACCGCAAGGGTGGACCAGCGATTCTCTTCGAGAACGTCAAGGGTTGCACCTTCCCCATGGTTGGCAACCTCTTTGGCACCTCCGAGCGCATCCGCTACATCTTCCGCGACACCCTGCGTTCTCTTGAAGCCCTCATGAGCCTGAAAGCCGACCCGGCCGCGCTTTTGAAAAAGCCCTTGCGCTTCAGTGGTGTTCCCCTGGCGCTGTTGCATACCATGCCCAAGACCGTGTCCACGGGGCCGATCATGGCCCGCACCACGCGTCTCTCGGAGCTGCCGCAACTACGCTCCTGGCCCATGGACGGCGGGGCCTACGTGACGTTGCCGCAGGTCTACACCGAGGACCCCGATGCGCCGGGATATGCGCGCTCGAACCTCGGCATGTACCGCGTGCAGCTTTCAGGCGAGACCTTTGCCCCAGACCGCGAGGTGGGCCTGCACTACCAAATTCATCGCGGTATTGGTCCGCACCACGCGGCCGCCATCCGGCGCGGGGAGCGGCTGCCGGTCAACGTCTTCGTGGGCGGTCCCCCGGCCATGACCCTGGCTGCCGTCATGCCCCTGCCTGAGGGCATGCCCGAAATATTCTTCGCGGGAGTGCTGGGCGGACGGCGAGTGCGCATGGTGCGGCCCGAAGGCGGCCTGCCTGTCCTGGCCGAGGCGGACTTCTGCATCCAGGGCTACATCGAGCCGCACGCGGTCAAGCCCGAGGGGCCGTTCGGCGACCATCTGGGCTACTATTCCCTGGCCCACGACTTCCCCGTTATGACCGTGACCCGCGTGCTGCATCGCGAAAACGCCGTGTGGCCGTTCACCACTGTCGGCCGCCCGCCGCAGGAGGACACGGTCTTCGGGGAATTCATTCACGATCTCACCGGGGCGCTGGTGCCCACGGTTTTTTCGGGTGTGCGGGAAGTGCACGCCGTGGATGCGGCCGGAGTGCATCCGCTGCTTCTGGCTGTGGGCAGCGAGCGCTACGTGCCCTATGCCGCCGAGCGTCAGCCACAGGAGTTGCTGACATCGGCCTGCGCGCTGCTGGGGACCACGCAGACCTCGCTCTCCAAGTACGTCATCATCGCGGCGGCCGAGGATTCCGGACTCCTCTCAGCCCACAAGATCCCGCATTTCCTGGCCCATGTGCTGGAGCGCATCGACCTCTCCCGCGATCTGCACTTTCTCACGCGCACGACCATGGATACCCTGGATTATTCAGGCATCAGCCTGAATCAGGGATCCAAGGTCATCATCGCGGCCGCAGGAGCGCCCCGGCGCGAGCTTTCCTCCGAGCTTCCCCGGGACTTCGCGTTGCCCGAGCCCTTTGGCGAAGCGCGCGTCTTTTCGGCAGGAATCGTGATCGTCCAGGGCCCGCCGCACGGCGCAGGGCGCGATAGGCACGACCCGAGGCTGCAATCCCTGGCCAAGGCATTGGGCGAGACGAGCGGCATGGAAGGGCTGCCTCTGGTGGTGGTCTGCGACGATGCGGCCTTCACTGCGGCTGACTGGGACAACTTCCTGTGGGTTACGTTCACCCGCTCGGACCCTGCCACCGACATCTACGGTGGCAAGTCGTTCACCCATTGCAAGCACTGGGGGTGCGCCGGACCCTTGGTCATCGACGCCCGGCTGAAGACCTACCACGCGCCGCCGCTCGACCCCGATCCCGTGGTCGAGGCGCGCGTGGACGCCCTGGCCGCGCCGGGCGGGGCGCTTCACGGGGTCATCGACTAG
- a CDS encoding tRNA-binding protein yields MGRDDLSETTAERFFEVEMRVGRVVTAEPLAKAKTPAYRLRIDFGEHGLRHSSAQITDLYAPDELVGRLVVAVTNLPPRRIAGFVSEVLVLGVPDEQGRVTLLEPERDVPVGGRVH; encoded by the coding sequence GTGGGCAGGGACGATCTTTCGGAAACGACGGCCGAGCGGTTCTTCGAAGTCGAGATGCGTGTTGGGCGCGTTGTGACTGCCGAGCCGCTTGCCAAGGCAAAAACGCCTGCCTACAGGCTGCGCATAGATTTCGGTGAGCATGGCCTGCGTCATAGTAGCGCGCAGATTACGGACCTCTATGCCCCCGACGAACTCGTCGGACGTTTGGTCGTGGCCGTCACCAATCTGCCGCCCCGCCGCATCGCGGGATTCGTGAGCGAGGTTCTGGTCCTGGGCGTGCCCGACGAGCAGGGCAGGGTGACGCTGCTCGAACCCGAGCGCGACGTTCCCGTGGGCGGACGGGTGCATTGA